A stretch of DNA from bacterium:
CCGCGCCGCAAGGATAATGACGAAGAGAGCCAGTGTCATGGGGGACGTCATGTTGCCGTGGACAAGCAGACGCAATCCTCCGAGAATAAGACCGAGCCCGAGCAGAAATTCCAGTGCTCCGTCGCGGTTGTAGCGGCTTAGAATATCATCCTGAAGTTGATCTAAATCAGTCGTTTCCATTTTGATTTCCGGAAAGATGAGTCCGCCTTGTCTGCGCTGCAAACATGTTTGTAATATACAAACAGATTAGGGCCGAGTCAAGCCCTCAAGCAGAGCATCTGAAGATGTCACAGCGGGCCGCTTGCATTGATAAAGCGAATCTGTTACCTTAACCAACAGGAGATTAAAGACTTCAGATGACATAGCCAGATAATGTAAGAAGCAGTCCGATCACTTAAAGAATTAGCGAAAGGGAATGAGGCGATGGAGCGCGTCCAGTACGTTGACAAGAATATCGAGCTGAAATTCGTCGAGCGGGGGTGCAGTTTGGGTTTTGCCTGCCGGGCCTTGGGGATCGGCGCGTTTGATGTGCGGGTGTTTGAAGATGGCAAGGACAAAAAGCACGAAATCGCGCACCTTAGCGGCGGAGACGAACGAGTGCCGATGCCCACGGTCTTAAGCAATACGGACAACCTGCCCGAGGAGCTGCTGGCGGATATGTATCATATGGCGCGCTGCCGCCGGGAGATGAAACGTGTCGGGACCGACGGTCCACATTACGAAGGCTATGAAAAGGGCTACAAGTACCACCGCGAGCGCTTTCTGAAGAACTGGAAACAGCATCTCAAAGCCGAAGAGTCCCGGTTGGTGGAGCACTAAGAAAACGCTGAAATACTGAAAGTCTGAAACGCTGAAAATTGGAAAGGGCTGCGATCTTCTAAGATCGCAGCCCTTTCCGTTTGTGCCCCGGTGTTGACGGGTACAGTCGAGATTATGGCAGCGTGGAGGCGCGGACCGTGTAGAATTTGCGGTCGAGATTGGCGCCGCCGGTTTGCACGAAGGATGTGTCCGTGGTCGAGCCTACCAGCGTAGTGAACGGGCCGTCAGAAGTCAGGGCGCTGTATACGCGGTAATAGGGCGCGTGCAGGTTGGTCCAGTTCAGATGGGCGTCACTGCCCACGGTGGAGACCACAATGGTCGGCGGAGTAAGACTGAAACCTCCGGCGCGGATCATGCGATTGCCCAGCCGGGCATTGGGAAGCCCGCTGTTTTCATTGTGCCAGAGCGAATCGCAATCGTAATAGTAGGAATGTCCGGCATAGGCGCTGGAGGTATCCTGCAGGAAGGCTTCATAGCCTGTTGCGCCGCTGTTGGAGACTGTGATGTAGAAATCGCCGTTCAGGAGAAGCGGGTTGCCGGAATTGTCATTGAAGACGACATAGTCGAACGGCGCGGGAATCGGCGGCACACCACCGGGGACATTGCCGATGCTGCCCACGGTGCGGGACTGTAGCACCGTGCCGGGCAGACCGCCCAAACCATCGGCCAGACGCACCTGCACCTGCACGGGACTGTGCGACGAATCCGGATGATCCGCCGAAATGCCGATACGGGCATAGCACAGCGCAAACGGCGCGGCGGACGGCGTGAACTTCACACCCCACTGCACGAAGGGATTGGGCGACCAGTTGCTGCGTTCGGAAATGCCGTCATCATAGGCTGTCTCCGTGCCGCACATCCCGCCGACGTAGAACGTGAACGGCGTGGTCTGCGTCGCCGCGCCGACCGCGTCCGTAGCCTTCACGTAGTACACATAGCTGCCTGCGGCCAACGGCGGAACAGAGCCTGCGAACTCATTGGGGTTGGCCGTGGGTCCCATCAGCAAGGAATCGTAATAGAGCGCCGTGCTGAGCTTGTAAAAGAACCGCGTGACGAATCCCGAAGCATCATCCGTGACCAACGCCGTGACCGTGAAGGTGGCAGGCTGCTGATCGTGCAGCGGATCATGCACAATTACCGGCGGCTGGTTGGGATTGGCAAGAGCAAAGTTGTTATCGGACAGGTCATTGTAGGCTGAGTTGTTCAGACTGGTGACGCGCACCCGCACCGATGAGGAGGCGCTGCCGGCTACGGTCCAGGAGAAACTGCCGCTGTTCGGCGCGCTGGCCGAGAGCGTTTCCCACGAGCCGCCCGGATAGGCACGGTTCAGGTCGATGAACATGTTGCCCGACACACCCAGCGAGGTCCAGGTAATGGTGTGGGTTGTGCCAATTATCCAAGATTCCCCGCCATTGGGCGAGGTAACCGTGACACCCGGCTGGCCAATGAAGAAGTTGCCATTGGAGGTATCGCCCAACGTGGGATGAACCAATCCGATGATACGCACGCGGGCCGAACTGGTTGCGGGCGTGGTGGCATTCCAGACATATGATCCGGTGTTGCCCGTGCCGGCAGTGATCGTCTCCCACGTGGCGCCGGGATAGCTGCGGTTCAGTTCGATCTTGACGTTCTCGGAGACATTCGTCGAGGTCCAGGTAATGGTATTGTTGGTCCCCGTGACCCAACTCTCGCCACCGTTGGGAGCCGTTACGGTCAGGCTGCGGGTGGCAATGGTGAAGTTGGCATTGGAGGTATCGCCCACGGTTGTCTGGGTGACGCCCTTGATGCGCACCCGCGCGGTGGTGCTGACCGGGCCGGTCACCGGCCAACTGTAGCTGCCCGTGTTGCCGGTGCTGGCGACGATGGTTTCCCACGTGGCCGACGGATAGCTGCGGTTGAGTTCGATGCGGACGTTATCCGAGAAGCTTTGTGACGTCCACGTGATGTTGTTGGATTCGCCGGTATACCAGCTTTCGCCGCCGTTGGGCACGCCGACAATAAGCTGCGAGGGAGGCGGACAGCCGGTATTGATGTTGTCGATGTACCAGCCTTCGGCATTGGTGTTGGCATCGGACGTCATGCGGAAACGGATCTGCACCGGAGTGCCCGCGCAGGTCACCGGCAGGTTCACCGTAGTATGCACCCAGGCGTTCGATGACCCGGTCACCGTCGTGCCGACCTGCACCCAGCCCGAGCCGGTGTTGACTTCGACATAGCCGTAATCGAAGTTGGACTCGAGGGCATACCACTGGTCATAGATAAGCTGCGCGCCGGCACCCATGATGAGCGTGGGGCTGAGCAGATAGGCGCTCATGTTGTCGGCATAGTTGCCTGCATCCGCACCCGAGAGCCAGGCATGCGTCGCGGAACTATAGCGGCGCGTAGCCACGTGCCACTGATTCTGCGTGCCGCCGGTGGTCCAGCCATTGGTGCCGTTTTCCACCTGATCATACAAACAAGAGTTGCCGACGGTGGCATTCAGCGCGATATTCGTGTCGAGGTTGGCCGCGGTCACGTGCAAATTAAGCGGAATAAAATGGATCGCCGGACAACCGGCGGAGACGGTCAGACGAAACGGGGTGGTGTTGGTGCCCGTGGCATTGGAAATCAGATCGGCCCAGGCGGAGGTCCCTTGGGCGATGGTGACATAGGGGTCGGTGGTGGTGATCACGCCCTGAATATTTGTCAGCGAACTGGTTCCGGAATTCTTCAGCGTGACATTCAGGTTGAGACCTTCACCCGGTTCGGTGATTCCATTGCCGTTGCCGTTCACTTCACTCTGGCACTGGCTGTTGTAGGTCACCTGATAGGGGCGCGGGGCCAGCGGACCGGCGACGCGGGCGAGGAAAATAAAAGAGCCGAGATTCTCCTGAGCCAGCGGCAAGATCCGGCTTTGCGGCGGCCAGAAGCCGTCGGAGGAGTTGCCGATTTCCGTGGTCAAGGCAAAGATTTTCGAATGGCCAAGCCCGGAGGCATATTCCCAGTCGCACGAACCGCCGTTGGTGTTGTACAGAATCTGCCACGGAGCGCCCGTTGCATAGTAAATGCCGCTGTTCTGATGGATGAAATAATTCATCGAGTCCAGAATCATGCGATAGGTTGCGTCATCCGCGCAGAGACCGTTGCCGCTGGGCGGCGGATAATAGCTGGTTCCCCACACAATCAGAATGTCATCCTGATAGGTGTGGCAATCCTGTTCGGTTACAAAATGATGAGCATTTATGAAATCGCGCAGGTGCTGTGTTTCGAGTTCCGAGAAT
This window harbors:
- a CDS encoding M14 family zinc carboxypeptidase, with the translated sequence MKIFRIALFALVLLWTAMAFAEAPTHLLVRVLPGTKARLQELYSYSRLDLVPGDSPMQPNLVALPEDLQFLTEHGFAYEILQQSIEQFYASRLHDMPGATMGGYHTFAEIQSAMDSIHNEHPTIAGTKFSIGSTYEGRSQWVMKISSSPNSDNGMPEVFFNSMIHAREPEGMEALLYFARWLTNGYGSDPMATYLVNNRQIYFLPCVNPDGYEYNRSTNPSGGGMWRKNRKPNGDGTYGVDCNRNFDLAWGIDNNGSSPNTSDETYRGPSAFSELETQHLRDFINAHHFVTEQDCHTYQDDILIVWGTSYYPPPSGNGLCADDATYRMILDSMNYFIHQNSGIYYATGAPWQILYNTNGGSCDWEYASGLGHSKIFALTTEIGNSSDGFWPPQSRILPLAQENLGSFIFLARVAGPLAPRPYQVTYNSQCQSEVNGNGNGITEPGEGLNLNVTLKNSGTSSLTNIQGVITTTDPYVTIAQGTSAWADLISNATGTNTTPFRLTVSAGCPAIHFIPLNLHVTAANLDTNIALNATVGNSCLYDQVENGTNGWTTGGTQNQWHVATRRYSSATHAWLSGADAGNYADNMSAYLLSPTLIMGAGAQLIYDQWYALESNFDYGYVEVNTGSGWVQVGTTVTGSSNAWVHTTVNLPVTCAGTPVQIRFRMTSDANTNAEGWYIDNINTGCPPPSQLIVGVPNGGESWYTGESNNITWTSQSFSDNVRIELNRSYPSATWETIVASTGNTGSYSWPVTGPVSTTARVRIKGVTQTTVGDTSNANFTIATRSLTVTAPNGGESWVTGTNNTITWTSTNVSENVKIELNRSYPGATWETITAGTGNTGSYVWNATTPATSSARVRIIGLVHPTLGDTSNGNFFIGQPGVTVTSPNGGESWIIGTTHTITWTSLGVSGNMFIDLNRAYPGGSWETLSASAPNSGSFSWTVAGSASSSVRVRVTSLNNSAYNDLSDNNFALANPNQPPVIVHDPLHDQQPATFTVTALVTDDASGFVTRFFYKLSTALYYDSLLMGPTANPNEFAGSVPPLAAGSYVYYVKATDAVGAATQTTPFTFYVGGMCGTETAYDDGISERSNWSPNPFVQWGVKFTPSAAPFALCYARIGISADHPDSSHSPVQVQVRLADGLGGLPGTVLQSRTVGSIGNVPGGVPPIPAPFDYVVFNDNSGNPLLLNGDFYITVSNSGATGYEAFLQDTSSAYAGHSYYYDCDSLWHNENSGLPNARLGNRMIRAGGFSLTPPTIVVSTVGSDAHLNWTNLHAPYYRVYSALTSDGPFTTLVGSTTDTSFVQTGGANLDRKFYTVRASTLP